The following are encoded together in the Zingiber officinale cultivar Zhangliang chromosome 8A, Zo_v1.1, whole genome shotgun sequence genome:
- the LOC122008146 gene encoding probable protein phosphatase 2C 72 isoform X2, which yields MGTCFSSAGSEEEEQAGDEAVVVYVGRGDELSPDAKGRRILSLCSRQGKKGLNQDAAILWEGYGGEEDGLFCGVFDGHGRNGHIISKLVRDQLPPLILGERRELGKQKPVSSAEIVDEWNETCASAFRAMDQELMLKPDLDCTYSGTTSVSIMKQGRDLIIANLGDSRAVMAAVSEDGRLEAIQLTTDLKPSVPQEAERIRKSNGRVFALKCEPHIQRVWLPNENFPGLAMARAFGDFHLKNYGVISVPDVSHYHLTDRDLFLVLATDGVWDVLSNEEAVSAVWSGSSSSNEDPSRKLVEAARRAWRSKFPSAKVDDCTAACLFFQERREGISLPRNNKKR from the exons atggggACCTGCTTCTCTTCTGCTGGCTCAGAGGAGGAGGAGCAAGCAGGCGATGAAGCAGTAGTAGTTTATGTGGGGCGGGGTGATGAATTGAGCCCTGACGCGAAGGGGAGAAGGATTCTTTCTCTGTGTTCTCGGCAAGGGAAAAAGGGCCTGAACCAGGACGCTGCTATCCTCTGGGAG GGTTATGGAGGTGAAGAAGATGGACTGTTCTGTGGTGTCTTTGATGGCCACGGGAGAAATGGTCATATCATCAGCAAGCTCGTCCGAGACCAACTACCTCCCTTGATACTCGGCGAACGCAGAGAGTTGGGAAAACAGAAGCCGGTCTCATCGGCAGAGATAGTCGATGAGTGGAACGAGACTTGCGCCAGTGCTTTCAGGGCCATGGACCAAGAGCTCATGCTCAAGCCAGATTTAGATTGCACATACAGTGGAACTACATCGGTGTCCATCATGAAGCAG GGGCGAGATCTAATTATCGCTAACCTTGGGGATTCGAGAGCAGTAATGGCGGCCGTATCCGAAGATGGCCGTCTCGAGGCAATCCAGTTAACTACCGACTTGAAGCCTAGCGTACCTC AAGAAGCGGAGAGAATAAGGAAGAGCAATGGGCGTGTGTTTGCGCTCAAGTGCGAACCCCACATTCAGCGTGTTTGGCTGCCCAACGAGAATTTCCCTGGGCTCGCCATGGCTAGAGCTTTCGGGGACTTCCACCTCAAGAATTACGGCGTCATCTCCGTCCCTGACGTCTCGCATTACCACCTCACGGACAGAGATCTCTTCCTAGTTCTCGCAACCGACGGG GTTTGGGACGTGCTTTCGAACGAAGAGGCTGTATCCGCCGTTTGGTcaggcagcagcagcagcaacgaGGACCCCTCGAGAAAACTGGTGGAAGCGGCGCGGAGAGCGTGGAGATCCAAATTCCCTTCGGCAAAAGTGGACGATTGCACTGCTGCTTGCTTGTTCttccaagagagaagagagggcATTTCACTTCCAAGAAACAACAAGAAGAGATGA
- the LOC122008146 gene encoding probable protein phosphatase 2C 72 isoform X1: MGTCFSSAGSEEEEQAGDEAVVVYVGRGDELSPDAKGRRILSLCSRQGKKGLNQDAAILWEGYGGEEDGLFCGVFDGHGRNGHIISKLVRDQLPPLILGERRELGKQKPVSSAEIVDEWNETCASAFRAMDQELMLKPDLDCTYSGTTSVSIMKQGRDLIIANLGDSRAVMAAVSEDGRLEAIQLTTDLKPSVPLISGSAEEAERIRKSNGRVFALKCEPHIQRVWLPNENFPGLAMARAFGDFHLKNYGVISVPDVSHYHLTDRDLFLVLATDGVWDVLSNEEAVSAVWSGSSSSNEDPSRKLVEAARRAWRSKFPSAKVDDCTAACLFFQERREGISLPRNNKKR; the protein is encoded by the exons atggggACCTGCTTCTCTTCTGCTGGCTCAGAGGAGGAGGAGCAAGCAGGCGATGAAGCAGTAGTAGTTTATGTGGGGCGGGGTGATGAATTGAGCCCTGACGCGAAGGGGAGAAGGATTCTTTCTCTGTGTTCTCGGCAAGGGAAAAAGGGCCTGAACCAGGACGCTGCTATCCTCTGGGAG GGTTATGGAGGTGAAGAAGATGGACTGTTCTGTGGTGTCTTTGATGGCCACGGGAGAAATGGTCATATCATCAGCAAGCTCGTCCGAGACCAACTACCTCCCTTGATACTCGGCGAACGCAGAGAGTTGGGAAAACAGAAGCCGGTCTCATCGGCAGAGATAGTCGATGAGTGGAACGAGACTTGCGCCAGTGCTTTCAGGGCCATGGACCAAGAGCTCATGCTCAAGCCAGATTTAGATTGCACATACAGTGGAACTACATCGGTGTCCATCATGAAGCAG GGGCGAGATCTAATTATCGCTAACCTTGGGGATTCGAGAGCAGTAATGGCGGCCGTATCCGAAGATGGCCGTCTCGAGGCAATCCAGTTAACTACCGACTTGAAGCCTAGCGTACCTC TTATTTCTGGATCTGCAGAAGAAGCGGAGAGAATAAGGAAGAGCAATGGGCGTGTGTTTGCGCTCAAGTGCGAACCCCACATTCAGCGTGTTTGGCTGCCCAACGAGAATTTCCCTGGGCTCGCCATGGCTAGAGCTTTCGGGGACTTCCACCTCAAGAATTACGGCGTCATCTCCGTCCCTGACGTCTCGCATTACCACCTCACGGACAGAGATCTCTTCCTAGTTCTCGCAACCGACGGG GTTTGGGACGTGCTTTCGAACGAAGAGGCTGTATCCGCCGTTTGGTcaggcagcagcagcagcaacgaGGACCCCTCGAGAAAACTGGTGGAAGCGGCGCGGAGAGCGTGGAGATCCAAATTCCCTTCGGCAAAAGTGGACGATTGCACTGCTGCTTGCTTGTTCttccaagagagaagagagggcATTTCACTTCCAAGAAACAACAAGAAGAGATGA